A single Verrucomicrobiia bacterium DNA region contains:
- a CDS encoding GDSL-type esterase/lipase family protein: MKKIFPLVALLALIASAPTSGWTAPDDSVNPAIVPVSRTGGITNRQAQVIQRAKDNPGPCDVVFIGDSITQGWEGAGKAVWERFYGARRCLNFGVSGDRTEHVLWRFAHGQLDGVQPKAAVLMIGTNNSNNNKDGTEQYSASQILEGVVTIVKEIRVRLPNTKLVLLGIFPRGQTFNHQRGKLLQVNQALAKLADGDTIRYVDFGSQLIEADGSLAKEIMPDFLHLTEKGYTIWAQAIEPQLKVILRYQ; the protein is encoded by the coding sequence ATGAAAAAGATATTTCCACTCGTTGCTCTGCTTGCACTTATCGCTTCCGCGCCGACTTCCGGTTGGACCGCTCCCGATGATTCGGTCAATCCAGCCATCGTGCCCGTGTCGCGCACCGGCGGTATCACGAACCGCCAAGCCCAGGTAATTCAGCGCGCCAAGGATAATCCCGGTCCGTGCGACGTGGTGTTCATCGGGGATTCCATCACGCAAGGTTGGGAGGGCGCCGGCAAGGCGGTTTGGGAACGATTTTATGGGGCGCGCCGGTGCTTGAACTTTGGTGTCAGTGGCGATCGCACCGAGCATGTGCTGTGGCGCTTCGCCCACGGGCAATTGGATGGCGTGCAGCCCAAAGCGGCCGTTTTGATGATTGGCACGAACAACTCCAACAACAACAAGGACGGCACTGAGCAATACTCGGCGTCGCAGATTTTGGAAGGCGTGGTCACCATCGTGAAGGAAATCCGCGTTCGTTTGCCGAATACCAAGTTGGTGTTGCTGGGGATTTTCCCACGCGGCCAGACGTTCAACCATCAACGCGGCAAATTGCTGCAAGTGAATCAAGCGCTGGCCAAACTGGCGGACGGCGACACCATCCGTTATGTGGACTTTGGCTCGCAATTGATTGAAGCGGACGGCTCGCTCGCCAAGGAGATCATGCCGGATTTTCTACACCTGACGGAGAAGGGCTACACCATCTGGGCGCAGGCCATTGAGCCGCAACTGAAAGTAATTCTGCGTTACCAGTGA
- a CDS encoding aminotransferase class III-fold pyridoxal phosphate-dependent enzyme, with the protein MSLAPLVQLDRAYVWHPFTQMRDWLKREPIVITSGKGAMLRDVYGNEYLDANSSIWTNLHGHRHPKINAAIIRQLNKIAHSSALGFANEPASLLAAELVQLANKICDSRFPIHGPKNKTTRKSEIANPKLEKVFFSDNGSTALEVALKLAYEFTRRTRGHATPRKSAQKANPQPRFLSLSGAYHGDTVGAVSLGHIDLFHKTYGGLLFPTDQVMAPACYRCRFNRAKPQRADARTYRKCNWECVTQVERKFVAQKKRGNPYAAFVFEPLMQGAAGMIPQPTGWLRRVAEIARAHDALLIADEVMTGFGRTGQGSVGFQPESSGGIPAAWSRNKDVPPTRRQDACATLFASHHEGVQPDFLCLAKGLTGGYLPMAATLTTQPVFNAFLGEYHEFKSFFHGHSFTGNQLGASAALASLELLRQPASRQARKRLEQTFATELETLWSLPQVGDIRRVGLIAGVELVKNWRTRAPYPLAERAGIRVCEAMAQRGVLTRPVGNVIVLMPPYCMTAVQIKRMIAALHDAIAETLR; encoded by the coding sequence ATGTCTCTCGCCCCGCTTGTTCAACTTGATCGCGCTTACGTCTGGCATCCGTTCACACAGATGCGCGACTGGCTCAAGCGCGAACCCATTGTCATTACGTCGGGAAAGGGAGCAATGCTGCGCGACGTTTACGGCAACGAATATCTCGATGCCAATTCGTCCATCTGGACGAATCTGCACGGCCATCGGCATCCGAAAATCAATGCGGCAATCATTCGGCAACTGAACAAAATCGCGCACAGTTCCGCGCTGGGCTTCGCCAATGAACCGGCAAGCTTGCTGGCGGCGGAACTGGTGCAGTTGGCCAATAAAATTTGCGATTCGCGGTTTCCGATTCATGGCCCGAAAAACAAGACGACCCGTAAATCTGAAATCGCAAATCCTAAATTGGAAAAAGTGTTTTTCAGTGATAACGGTTCAACCGCGTTGGAAGTCGCCTTAAAACTCGCCTACGAATTTACCCGGCGCACGCGCGGTCACGCCACGCCGCGCAAATCCGCGCAGAAAGCGAACCCACAACCTCGCTTCCTTTCCTTGAGCGGCGCTTATCACGGCGACACCGTCGGAGCCGTTTCGCTCGGACACATTGATCTCTTTCACAAAACCTACGGCGGTCTGCTGTTTCCGACGGATCAAGTAATGGCGCCGGCCTGTTATCGCTGTCGTTTCAACCGAGCCAAACCGCAACGCGCAGACGCGCGCACCTATCGGAAGTGCAACTGGGAATGTGTCACCCAGGTGGAACGGAAATTCGTCGCCCAAAAAAAGCGTGGCAACCCGTATGCCGCCTTCGTTTTTGAACCGCTGATGCAAGGCGCCGCGGGCATGATTCCGCAACCCACCGGCTGGTTACGGCGCGTGGCGGAAATTGCGCGCGCGCATGACGCGCTGCTCATTGCGGATGAAGTCATGACCGGTTTCGGTCGCACCGGCCAAGGTAGCGTAGGCTTCCAGCCTGAGAGTTCAGGCGGCATCCCTGCCGCCTGGTCACGGAACAAGGATGTTCCGCCAACCCGCAGGCAGGATGCCTGCGCTACACTGTTCGCCAGCCATCACGAGGGCGTTCAACCGGACTTCCTTTGTCTCGCCAAGGGACTCACCGGCGGCTATCTGCCGATGGCGGCCACGTTGACCACGCAGCCAGTTTTCAATGCCTTTCTCGGCGAGTATCACGAGTTCAAATCCTTTTTCCACGGACACAGTTTCACCGGCAACCAACTGGGGGCGAGCGCGGCGTTGGCCAGTTTGGAACTCTTGCGGCAGCCGGCTTCCCGCCAAGCCCGCAAGCGACTGGAACAGACGTTTGCCACCGAACTGGAAACGCTCTGGTCGCTGCCGCAGGTCGGAGATATTCGGCGCGTCGGTTTGATTGCGGGAGTCGAGCTGGTGAAAAACTGGCGGACGCGCGCGCCCTATCCGTTAGCCGAGCGGGCCGGCATCCGCGTTTGTGAAGCCATGGCGCAACGTGGGGTTCTGACCCGGCCCGTGGGCAACGTCATTGTGTTAATGCCGCCCTACTGCATGACCGCCGTGCAGATCAAACGCATGATCGCCGCGCTGCACGACGCCATCGCCGAAACGCTGCGATAG